The following is a genomic window from Amycolatopsis acidiphila.
GACCGCCCGGGCGCCGGCCTTGTCGGCCCGGCTCAGCTCCTTGCCCAGCTTGCGCAGCTCGATCGGGGTGGACGTGCGCAGCCCCGCCCCGCGCAGCTCGGTCGCGACCTTGCGTGCCGCGCCGGCCAGCTCCTCGGTCACCGGGATGACCGCCACGTCGACCTCGCTGCGTGGCTTCGGCGTCAGGCCGTGCGTGTCGAGGAAGTCCATCAGGGTCACGTCGCCCATGCCGAACCCGATGCCCGGGATCTGCTGCGAGGTGAACATGCCGGCCAGGTCGCTGTAGCGGCCGCCGCCGAAGAGCGCGCGGTTGTTCTCCGGGGAGGTGTCGAAGACCTCGAACACCGTGGACGTGTAGTAGGCCAGGCCCCGCACGATCATCGGGTCGAAGCGGACCAGGCTCGCGGCCTCGCTGGAGAGCACGCGCACCAGGTTCGACGACTCCTTCACCGTGGCGGGCAGCTCGTCCAGCAGCGCCGTCCCGGCGCCGAGCACGTCGCCCAGCTTCTCGAACTGCTTGTCGGTCAGCCCGATCTCGTCGGCCTGCTCGGCGAGCTTGTCGCGGTCGTACTTCTCCCAGCGGTCGACGAGCGCGAACACCTGCGGCAGCTGCTCGCCGGTGACGCCGACCAGGTCGGTCAGCGCGGAGGAGAGCAGGTTGCGGTCGTTCGCGCGCACCACGAACATGTCGTCGGTCGCGCCGACCCCGCGCATCAGGTCGTGGATCAGCTCGAAGATCTCGATCTCGCAGTTCGCGCTGTCGGACCCGAAGACGTCCGCGTTGATCTGCCAGTGCTCGCGGACCCGACCACGCTGGGGCCGCTCGTAGCGGTGGCAGTTCGGGTGGCTGTACCAGCGCACCGGGAACTGCAGCGAGCCCGCGTTCCCGGCGATCATCCGGGCGACCGACGGGGTCATCTCCGGCCGCAGCGCGAGCCGGCGGCCGCCCCGGTCGGTCAGCGTGTAGAGCTGCTGGTCGGCGATCTCCTGCCCGGACTTCTTCTCGTAGATCTCGGCGGACTCGAGGACCGGCCCGTCGTAGCGCTGGTAGCCGTAGCGCTCGAGGACGTCGTAGAGATGGCCGAACACCTGCGTCCGGACGGACATCTCCGGGGGCAGGAAGTCCCTGGTCCCCCGGTAGGGCGCGGTCGGCAGGTACTCGGGCACGACGATCCTCACGGTCGGAAACGGAAGCGTTTCCCCAGTTTATCCAGCTAGGCCACGGCCACACCCCAGACGGTCATCAGGATGGCCGCGCCGAGCAGCGCGCCGCGGCCGGCCGTCACCCGTGCGCGAGACCGCGGCGGGGGAGCAGGTGCAGGAACAGCCCGCCGGACTGCGCGAGGACGCCGAACAGCAGCAGGAAGCAGGTGACCCAGCGCGCGGCCTCGCCGAGCCCGCCCTGACCGAGCAGCTGCAGAGCGACCAGGGCGAGGACGAGCAGCACGCCGGCGTGCGCGTGGCCGGCGCGGAAGAAGGAGCGCTGCTGCTCGGTGAGCTTCCGCTGGCGCAGCAAACCGAGCAGCGAGTACCCGCCGAACATCACGGCCGGCAGGGACACCAGTGCGATGACGCTGAACAGCTGGATAGGACCAGAGAGTGTCGTACCCTTCTGGTAACAGTGTTTTATAAGAGCGTCACGCCATTAGCCCGGCGGCCACGGTGGCGCCCAGCTCCCAGCACGATTCGAGGTCGTCCTTGCCCGGTTCACCTGTGATGGTGACGGGCGCGGCGGCCTTCTCCCAGCCCAGCCCGGTGGTGATCGACTCGATCCCGCGCACCGTCCCGGCGACGTCGCTGCCGCCGTGCACGTAGTAGCCGAACGGACGGCCGCGGGTCGCGTCGAGGCAGGGGTAATAGACCTGGTCGAAGAAGTGCTTGAGCGCGCCTGACATGTATCCGAGGTTGGCGGGGGTGCCCAGCAGGTAGCCGTCGGCCTCGAGCACGTCCGTGACGGTCGCGGCGAGTGCCGGGCGCCGGACGAGGGTCACGCCTTCGATCTCGTCGGTGCTCGCCCCGGCGACGACAGCCTCGAACATGGCCTGCACGTTCGGCGAAGGTGTGTGGTGCACGATCAGCAGAGTCGCCATGGAGGGCGAACCTACCGGCTCGGCTGTCCCAGGTCCTGCGTGCCGACGACCTTCAGCAGCTGCATCGCCTCGTGCCCGGACGAGCCGGGCTCGGCCGCGAACAGCACGATGTGCTGGTCGCGCTCGGAGACCAGCAGTAGTCCCACAGCCTGGGGCGGTCCCCGCGGAGGCGCCTAAGGCTCGCCTGCCACGCGTGACCAACGCGTTCGTCCCGCTGCTGCTGCGGCGGCCGCGTCGCGCATCGTGAACGTGTCGAGCGAGCTCGGGTCGCTCGTGCTCGCGGTCGAGGCGCCGCCGGAGCGGCCGAGGCTGCTCGCGGCGGTGAAAGCGGCCCTGCTCGGCGAGGACGCTCCGGCGGGCGAGTTGGCCGGCGCGGCCGGGATCATCCCCTGTTAGGCCGCTGAACTGCGGAAACGATCTTAAGTGACCCCCCTGCGCAGCACGGTTTCCGGCGGATGTAATCTTCTCTTCGTCGCCAGGGAGACCGGGCGGCGCGGGGATCACGAACCAAGCTCCCACGGGTTGTGGTAGAGTGGGTGGTCCTGGTCTGGACGGATGTACATCCCCCGAGTTTATCTCCGGATTTCCGGTGGGGTAGTGTTCGCCCGGCAAACAAAAAGCGTGAATGCGGTTTCGGTTGTGTGTTGTTTGAGAACTCAACAGTGTGCTAGTGAACTAAGCCAGTAGAGCTTTGTTTTTGAACCCGTTTTGGGTTCCTTTGAGATTGACTATTTTGGTGAGTCGATCGGATTTTCTGACATTGTTGGAGAGTTTGATCCTGGCTCAGGACGAACGCTGGCGGCGTGCTTAACACATGCAAGTCGAACGCTGAAGCCACTTCGGTGGTGGATGAGTGGCGAACGGGTGAGTAACACGTGGGTAATCTGTCCTGTACTTTGGGATAAGCCCTGGAAACGGGGTCTAATACCGGATACGACCATCTCAGGCATCTGGGGTGGTGGAAAGTTCTGGCGGTACAGGGTGAGCCCGCGGCCTATCAGCTTGTTGGTGGGGTGATGGCCTACCAAGGCGACGACGGGTAGCCGGCCTGAGAGGGTGACCGGCCACACTGGGACTGAGACACGGCCCAGACTCCTACGGGAGGCAGCAGTGGGGAATATTG
Proteins encoded in this region:
- a CDS encoding flavodoxin family protein — encoded protein: MATLLIVHHTPSPNVQAMFEAVVAGASTDEIEGVTLVRRPALAATVTDVLEADGYLLGTPANLGYMSGALKHFFDQVYYPCLDATRGRPFGYYVHGGSDVAGTVRGIESITTGLGWEKAAAPVTITGEPGKDDLESCWELGATVAAGLMA
- the hisS gene encoding histidine--tRNA ligase, producing the protein MPEYLPTAPYRGTRDFLPPEMSVRTQVFGHLYDVLERYGYQRYDGPVLESAEIYEKKSGQEIADQQLYTLTDRGGRRLALRPEMTPSVARMIAGNAGSLQFPVRWYSHPNCHRYERPQRGRVREHWQINADVFGSDSANCEIEIFELIHDLMRGVGATDDMFVVRANDRNLLSSALTDLVGVTGEQLPQVFALVDRWEKYDRDKLAEQADEIGLTDKQFEKLGDVLGAGTALLDELPATVKESSNLVRVLSSEAASLVRFDPMIVRGLAYYTSTVFEVFDTSPENNRALFGGGRYSDLAGMFTSQQIPGIGFGMGDVTLMDFLDTHGLTPKPRSEVDVAVIPVTEELAGAARKVATELRGAGLRTSTPIELRKLGKELSRADKAGARAVVIVGQEDWAAGNVTVRSLATREQRVVALTEAAAAVAELVA